The following are encoded in a window of Fluviibacter phosphoraccumulans genomic DNA:
- a CDS encoding MFS transporter has translation MFTRKQLSVVSSSTFAFTICFAIWMMFAVIGIPIKAKLGLNETEFGLLTAMPVLSGSLIRLPLGMLTDKLGGRIVFFILMLCCVIPLWFIGDATEYWQFLVLGLFVGLAGGSFSVGIAYVARWFNKQNQGLAMGIFGAGNSGAAVTKFVAPSIVLAFGWTMVPKVYAVAMLVTALVFWMFSFTDKSHNVSSSVSVAEQLKALKDPRVWKYCQYYSIVFGGYVGLALWMTKYYVSEYGFDLKTAALLAACFSLPGGVLRAVGGWLSDKYGAHSVTWWVLWVSWICLFIMSYPQTDFTIQTVNGPETFHIGLTPTVFTVLLFIIGVAWAFGKASVFKYISDDYPHNIGVISGIVGLVGGLGGFVLPIMFGALVDLTGIRSSSFMLLYGVVWISLIWMYFTEVRTSSVLDRQSAAQSTDQS, from the coding sequence ATGTTTACCAGAAAGCAATTGTCAGTCGTCTCATCCAGTACGTTTGCATTTACGATTTGTTTTGCAATCTGGATGATGTTCGCGGTTATCGGAATTCCAATCAAAGCAAAGCTGGGTCTGAATGAAACCGAGTTCGGCTTGCTGACGGCTATGCCCGTGCTATCTGGTTCACTGATTCGACTACCGCTGGGCATGTTGACGGATAAGCTAGGCGGTCGGATTGTTTTCTTTATCCTCATGCTGTGTTGTGTAATCCCGCTCTGGTTTATTGGCGATGCCACCGAATATTGGCAATTCCTTGTTCTTGGTCTTTTTGTCGGACTGGCTGGCGGTTCATTTTCGGTAGGGATTGCCTATGTGGCGCGCTGGTTCAATAAGCAGAATCAAGGGTTGGCCATGGGGATCTTTGGGGCGGGTAACTCGGGCGCGGCCGTAACCAAATTTGTGGCACCTTCAATTGTTCTGGCCTTTGGTTGGACCATGGTGCCTAAAGTGTATGCCGTAGCCATGCTAGTTACCGCATTGGTATTCTGGATGTTCAGTTTTACAGATAAAAGTCATAACGTAAGCAGTAGCGTTTCGGTAGCCGAACAGCTCAAGGCCCTTAAGGATCCACGCGTTTGGAAGTACTGTCAGTACTACTCGATCGTGTTCGGTGGGTATGTTGGTCTAGCCCTATGGATGACCAAGTATTACGTTTCTGAATACGGCTTTGACCTTAAAACGGCTGCATTGTTGGCCGCCTGCTTCTCTCTCCCTGGGGGTGTGTTGCGCGCCGTGGGCGGTTGGCTGTCTGACAAATATGGTGCCCATTCTGTGACTTGGTGGGTGTTGTGGGTCAGTTGGATCTGCTTGTTCATCATGTCTTATCCGCAAACTGATTTCACGATCCAGACGGTTAATGGACCGGAAACCTTCCATATCGGTCTGACACCAACGGTCTTTACGGTGCTGTTATTCATTATTGGGGTGGCCTGGGCCTTCGGCAAGGCGTCCGTATTCAAATATATCTCCGACGATTATCCGCACAATATTGGCGTGATTTCAGGGATCGTCGGTTTAGTGGGTGGCTTGGGTGGATTTGTTTTGCCCATCATGTTTGGTGCGCTCGTCGACCTGACCGGTATTCGCTCTTCCTCTTTCATGCTGCTGTATGGCGTTGTCTGGATCTCATTGATCTGGATGTACTTCACTGAAGTACGTACCTCGTCGGTACTTGATCGCCAATCAGCGGCTCAGTCAACCGATCAATCCTGA
- a CDS encoding NarK family nitrate/nitrite MFS transporter → MSRVLTKWLPEDHDFWHNEGKAIARLNLWISIPCLLLSFAVWMVWSVVVVNLPNIGFKFDTDQLFWLAALPGLSGATLRIFYSFMVPIFGGRKWTAISTASLLLPAIGIGFAVQNPETPYATFLTLALLCGFGGGNFASSMSNISFFFPKAQKGGALGLNAGLGNLGVSVVQFVVPIVITAGVFGALGGDAQIWVKGAQTKQMWLQNAGFIWVPFIAVSTLAAWFGMHDIASAKASFADQAVIFKRKHNWLMCWLYLGTFGSFIGYSAGFPLLTKTQFPEINPVQYAFLGPLVGAIARVAGGWISDKLGGAIVTFWTFILMIAAVFGVIQFAPSATNPGSFWGFFAMFMLLFMGTGVGNASTFRMIPIIFMTERQREAAGKGKQAEEAAIVAGNKEAAAVLGFTSAIAAYGAFFIPKSFGTSIAATGSAEFALYSFICFYVTCIVITWLFYSRRNAPMPC, encoded by the coding sequence ATGTCGAGAGTTCTCACCAAATGGCTGCCGGAAGATCATGACTTCTGGCACAACGAGGGGAAGGCGATTGCCCGCCTGAATCTCTGGATTTCGATTCCTTGCCTATTGTTGTCCTTTGCCGTCTGGATGGTGTGGAGTGTGGTGGTCGTTAACCTGCCCAATATTGGTTTCAAATTCGATACGGATCAGCTGTTCTGGCTAGCCGCATTGCCGGGCCTGTCTGGCGCAACCCTGCGTATTTTCTATTCTTTTATGGTGCCAATTTTCGGGGGGCGAAAGTGGACGGCGATCTCGACGGCTTCACTACTGCTGCCGGCCATTGGTATCGGCTTCGCTGTGCAGAACCCTGAAACGCCGTATGCGACCTTTCTGACGCTGGCGTTATTGTGCGGCTTCGGTGGCGGTAACTTTGCTTCCAGTATGTCGAATATCAGCTTCTTCTTTCCAAAGGCTCAGAAAGGTGGTGCGCTGGGGTTGAATGCCGGTCTGGGCAACCTCGGTGTCTCTGTTGTTCAGTTTGTCGTGCCGATCGTCATTACTGCGGGTGTATTCGGAGCCTTGGGCGGTGACGCACAGATCTGGGTAAAGGGCGCGCAAACAAAGCAGATGTGGTTACAAAATGCTGGTTTCATCTGGGTACCATTCATTGCGGTTTCGACCCTGGCTGCCTGGTTCGGCATGCATGATATCGCCAGTGCCAAGGCCTCATTTGCTGATCAGGCAGTAATTTTCAAGCGTAAACACAACTGGCTGATGTGCTGGTTGTATCTGGGCACCTTTGGTTCGTTCATTGGCTACTCGGCTGGCTTTCCTCTGTTGACCAAGACGCAGTTTCCGGAAATCAATCCGGTTCAGTACGCTTTTTTAGGTCCACTAGTGGGTGCTATTGCTCGTGTTGCTGGTGGCTGGATCTCAGACAAGCTGGGTGGTGCGATTGTGACTTTCTGGACCTTCATTCTTATGATTGCCGCTGTGTTTGGCGTTATCCAGTTTGCACCGAGCGCCACGAACCCAGGCAGTTTCTGGGGTTTTTTCGCCATGTTCATGCTGTTGTTTATGGGTACCGGTGTGGGTAACGCATCCACTTTCCGCATGATCCCGATTATCTTTATGACGGAGCGTCAGCGCGAAGCAGCTGGCAAGGGCAAGCAAGCGGAAGAAGCTGCAATCGTTGCTGGGAATAAAGAAGCCGCTGCAGTTTTAGGATTCACCTCGGCCATAGCAGCCTATGGTGCCTTTTTCATTCCTAAATCGTTCGGCACGTCGATTGCTGCGACTGGCAGCGCCGAATTCGCGCTTTACAGTTTTATCTGTTTTTACGTTACCTGCATCGTTATTACCTGGTTGTTCTACAGCCGTCGTAATGCACCGATGCCCTGTTAA